A genomic window from Bdellovibrio sp. SKB1291214 includes:
- a CDS encoding pirin family protein, with protein MLTVRRSNDRGLANHGWLKSRHTFSFAEYYDPEHMHFGPLRVINEDRIAGGSGFETHTHRDMEIISYVIDGALQHKDSMGNVAVIKPGEVQRMSAGTGVLHSEYNDVPDKDTHFFQIWIMPNKRGVAPGYGQKSFETELNTQKLVHVISPDGKDGTIGIHQDADMYISRLKKSETLDFNIGDERRMWLQVVKGDVEVNGEKLAIGDAIAATDVSVANIKANEDSEMILFKLP; from the coding sequence ATGTTAACAGTAAGAAGATCTAACGACAGAGGCTTGGCGAATCACGGGTGGTTGAAATCCCGTCATACGTTTTCTTTCGCGGAATACTATGATCCAGAGCACATGCACTTCGGTCCACTTCGTGTGATTAACGAAGACAGAATCGCAGGTGGTTCGGGTTTCGAAACTCATACACATCGTGATATGGAAATCATCTCTTACGTCATCGACGGAGCTCTTCAACACAAAGACTCCATGGGTAACGTCGCAGTGATTAAACCCGGAGAAGTGCAACGCATGAGTGCAGGTACAGGTGTTCTTCATTCTGAATATAATGATGTTCCCGACAAAGATACTCACTTCTTCCAAATTTGGATTATGCCTAATAAAAGAGGAGTAGCACCAGGTTACGGACAAAAATCATTTGAGACTGAACTGAACACGCAAAAACTTGTTCATGTTATTTCTCCAGATGGCAAAGATGGCACAATCGGAATTCATCAAGATGCCGACATGTATATCTCGCGCTTGAAAAAATCCGAGACACTTGATTTCAACATTGGCGATGAACGTCGAATGTGGTTACAAGTGGTAAAAGGTGACGTTGAAGTGAACGGCGAAAAATTAGCAATTGGTGATGCAATTGCGGCCACAGACGTGTCCGTAGCAAATATCAAAGCTAATGAGGATTCAGAAATGATCCTCTTCAAACTCCCTTAA
- a CDS encoding amidohydrolase, with amino-acid sequence MNNTITKQLKKALLMSSAAALTYTSSAEAQTKSSPDLIIRNAKVFSHKNSFQEAFAVKDGVFVKVGKNEDVMKLKGENTKVIDANGRTVIPGLVDTHHHPIRAGLNYNLELRWDGVKSLKEGLKMIKEQAARTPEGQWVRVVGGWSPHQFKENRFPTIKELNEASPNRPVFVMYLYSKAFMNAAGVKALKYNKDTKFPGGEVELDKHGNPTGVLTAKPNAMVLYKTLASTPKLANRAEERNSTVLYFNELSRLGLTGVIDAGGGGFFFPEDHRIAKELNDEKKLAVRIPFYLFAPVVGKELQDYERWTAAVNPESLHELHLGSHYHLMGGGENLTASAADFEDFMEPRPDLPPQMESELKPILKLLFKHQWIFRIHATYDESIARVLNVVEEIKKEGGPFPDRFIIDHAETVTYKNLQRIKVLGGGISVQDRMAFQGEEFFKQYGAKKAETAPPIADMLALGIPVGSGTDATRVSSFNPWISLYWHVSGKTVGGFKHMSDKNRLSREKALYLMTKGAAWFSKEETLKGDIVEGEFADFALLNKDYFSVPEEQIKEIFSDMTVVGGDIKTAQKEYTDLAPKAPRALPAWSPVNTYGGYQHNR; translated from the coding sequence ATGAACAACACCATCACAAAGCAACTTAAGAAAGCCTTACTTATGAGCTCCGCCGCAGCACTTACTTACACATCTTCTGCCGAAGCTCAGACAAAATCATCTCCAGATCTTATCATCCGCAATGCCAAAGTCTTTTCTCATAAGAACAGCTTTCAAGAAGCCTTTGCTGTGAAAGACGGTGTCTTCGTTAAAGTTGGAAAAAACGAGGATGTCATGAAACTTAAGGGCGAAAACACGAAAGTGATCGACGCCAACGGCCGCACTGTTATTCCTGGACTGGTTGATACTCATCACCACCCGATTCGTGCAGGCCTTAACTACAACTTGGAACTTCGCTGGGACGGTGTAAAATCCCTTAAAGAAGGCCTCAAGATGATCAAGGAACAAGCGGCTCGTACGCCCGAAGGACAATGGGTTCGCGTCGTCGGCGGCTGGTCTCCTCATCAATTTAAAGAAAATCGTTTCCCAACAATTAAAGAATTAAACGAAGCTTCTCCTAATCGCCCAGTCTTCGTGATGTATCTGTACTCGAAAGCATTCATGAACGCGGCAGGTGTAAAAGCATTAAAGTATAACAAAGACACAAAATTTCCTGGTGGCGAAGTTGAACTGGATAAACATGGCAATCCGACGGGTGTCTTAACCGCAAAACCTAACGCCATGGTTCTTTATAAAACTTTGGCTTCCACTCCGAAACTTGCAAACCGCGCTGAGGAACGTAACTCGACGGTACTGTACTTTAATGAGCTAAGCCGTCTTGGTTTGACCGGTGTCATCGATGCGGGTGGTGGCGGATTCTTCTTCCCAGAAGATCACCGCATCGCTAAAGAGTTGAACGATGAAAAGAAACTTGCCGTGCGTATTCCCTTTTACTTATTCGCTCCGGTAGTCGGCAAAGAATTGCAAGACTATGAACGTTGGACTGCAGCTGTAAATCCCGAAAGCCTGCACGAACTTCACTTGGGCTCTCACTATCACCTCATGGGTGGAGGAGAAAACTTAACGGCCTCTGCGGCTGACTTTGAGGATTTCATGGAGCCACGTCCTGATCTACCTCCGCAAATGGAATCAGAATTAAAACCGATCTTGAAACTTTTGTTTAAACACCAATGGATCTTCCGCATTCATGCGACTTATGACGAATCCATCGCTCGTGTCTTAAATGTGGTTGAAGAAATTAAGAAAGAAGGCGGTCCTTTCCCTGACAGATTCATCATCGATCACGCGGAAACCGTGACTTACAAAAACTTGCAACGTATCAAAGTATTGGGTGGCGGTATTTCGGTTCAAGACCGCATGGCTTTCCAAGGAGAAGAATTCTTTAAACAATACGGTGCGAAGAAAGCGGAAACAGCTCCACCAATTGCCGACATGCTAGCTCTTGGTATTCCGGTTGGTTCAGGAACAGATGCCACTCGCGTGTCTTCATTCAACCCTTGGATTTCTTTGTATTGGCATGTCAGTGGAAAAACTGTGGGCGGCTTCAAACACATGAGTGATAAAAATCGTCTGTCTCGTGAAAAAGCACTTTACCTAATGACGAAAGGTGCCGCTTGGTTCTCGAAAGAAGAAACTTTGAAGGGTGATATCGTTGAAGGTGAATTTGCTGACTTCGCACTTTTGAACAAAGACTACTTCTCTGTTCCTGAAGAACAAATCAAAGAGATCTTCTCTGACATGACAGTGGTCGGCGGGGATATCAAAACGGCTCAAAAAGAATACACGGATTTAGCCCCAAAAGCTCCCCGCGCCCTTCCAGCCTGGTCCCCGGTAAATACTTACGGCGGATACCAACACAATCGCTAA
- a CDS encoding LysR family transcriptional regulator, translating into MTIDQLETLEMIVEKGSFKAAAEHLYKTQPSLSVAIKKLEEEFDLQLFNREEYRPKLTPEGLIFYNWAKQCLFSFRELQTVGQELGSKKVEPFLTIVLDPLVRFEAIEGVFQETILSKHPTEMTFRSEIMSGGLNSLLSGEADFSISTKSTENDNIESVFFDKIQMVPVVAKSLAKKLPNLTYKSLKAYPQIVVLQQGDKSNLLKRETKGIVADSKKSYVTDHALKHRMIMSGFGWGRLPLTEVEKELKKENLILIEDDQVKPFSLDLHIMRMKHKPMGPVARAVWEQLLRNCLNLKPKKKVRS; encoded by the coding sequence GTGACAATTGATCAGTTAGAAACCCTTGAAATGATTGTGGAAAAGGGTAGTTTTAAGGCTGCGGCCGAACATCTTTACAAAACTCAACCCAGCTTATCTGTGGCGATTAAAAAGCTTGAAGAAGAATTCGATCTACAGCTTTTTAATCGTGAAGAGTATCGACCCAAGTTAACTCCCGAAGGTTTGATTTTCTATAATTGGGCCAAGCAATGTTTGTTTTCGTTTCGTGAACTGCAAACTGTAGGACAGGAGCTGGGTTCTAAAAAAGTCGAACCATTTTTGACAATCGTTTTAGATCCACTCGTGCGCTTTGAAGCAATCGAGGGAGTATTTCAAGAAACCATTTTGTCAAAACATCCAACAGAGATGACATTTCGCTCAGAGATCATGAGTGGTGGTTTGAATTCTTTGCTTTCCGGCGAAGCTGATTTCTCTATATCTACGAAATCTACAGAGAATGATAATATTGAAAGTGTTTTCTTTGATAAAATTCAGATGGTTCCTGTGGTTGCAAAGTCATTGGCAAAAAAGCTCCCAAATTTGACATACAAATCTTTGAAAGCATATCCACAGATCGTGGTTCTTCAGCAAGGCGACAAGAGCAACCTGCTAAAACGCGAGACAAAAGGTATCGTTGCGGATTCAAAAAAAAGCTATGTCACTGATCATGCGCTGAAACACAGAATGATCATGAGTGGATTTGGGTGGGGACGCTTGCCGCTGACTGAAGTTGAAAAGGAATTGAAAAAAGAAAATCTTATCTTAATTGAAGATGATCAGGTGAAGCCCTTTTCTTTGGATTTACATATTATGCGTATGAAACATAAGCCGATGGGCCCTGTTGCTAGAGCTGTGTGGGAACAACTTCTGCGTAATTGTTTAAACTTAAAGCCTAAGAAAAAGGTGCGTTCATAG
- a CDS encoding hydrolase → MKAFKVIFAALVALIAVQAQAGKPAKALLTPTNHTLILIDHQPQMAFATRSIDIQELRNNVTGLAKSAKVFGVPTILTTVAEKSFSGPMFPELQAVFPDQKPIDRTTMNTWEDNRVTDKVKQIGKKKLVIAALWTEVCGVGPVLSAIEDGYDVYFVVDASGGVSNIAHDSAITRMTQAGAHPITWMQYLLELQRDWARGATYDATTGIAKEHGGGYGLGIIYAKEMFGAKEGAKESHK, encoded by the coding sequence ATGAAAGCATTTAAAGTCATTTTCGCAGCATTGGTAGCATTGATAGCAGTTCAAGCACAAGCAGGCAAACCAGCCAAAGCGCTACTAACACCAACGAATCACACTTTGATCTTAATTGACCACCAACCACAGATGGCCTTCGCAACTAGATCCATCGACATCCAAGAACTTCGCAACAACGTTACAGGTCTTGCGAAATCAGCAAAAGTATTCGGCGTTCCAACAATACTAACAACAGTGGCAGAAAAATCTTTCTCAGGCCCCATGTTTCCAGAGCTACAAGCTGTGTTCCCGGATCAAAAACCAATTGATCGCACGACAATGAACACTTGGGAGGATAATCGAGTTACCGACAAGGTTAAACAAATCGGTAAAAAGAAACTTGTTATCGCTGCACTTTGGACTGAAGTATGTGGGGTTGGGCCTGTGCTATCAGCTATAGAAGATGGTTATGATGTTTACTTCGTAGTTGATGCCTCCGGTGGTGTTTCTAATATCGCTCACGATTCAGCAATCACAAGAATGACTCAAGCGGGCGCTCACCCCATCACTTGGATGCAATATCTTCTTGAACTACAACGTGACTGGGCTCGCGGCGCAACTTACGACGCAACAACAGGTATCGCTAAAGAACACGGTGGTGGTTACGGCCTAGGTATCATCTACGCTAAAGAAATGTTCGGCGCAAAAGAAGGCGCTAAAGAAAGCCATAAATAA
- a CDS encoding MGMT family protein, translating into MTVVNLSPFSKKVIETILKIPNGKVATYKQIAELAGKPQGSRGVSWILHSCSATYKLPWHRVLNSQGRISFDITSRNYKDQKRKLEKEGIEFSADGKLDLRKFQWSKRPAKMKSRASKPKMFS; encoded by the coding sequence ATGACGGTGGTGAATCTTTCCCCCTTCTCAAAAAAAGTAATCGAAACTATTTTAAAGATTCCCAACGGAAAAGTCGCAACCTACAAGCAGATTGCTGAGCTTGCGGGAAAGCCTCAGGGGTCCCGTGGCGTTTCATGGATTTTGCATTCATGTTCAGCGACGTATAAGCTGCCATGGCACCGAGTTTTAAACTCTCAAGGACGTATTTCGTTCGATATTACCAGTCGAAACTATAAGGACCAAAAAAGGAAATTGGAAAAAGAGGGCATTGAATTTAGTGCGGATGGGAAGCTTGATCTGCGCAAGTTCCAGTGGAGCAAACGCCCAGCCAAAATGAAAAGCCGGGCGTCGAAACCAAAGATGTTTTCTTAG